In the Ilumatobacteraceae bacterium genome, one interval contains:
- a CDS encoding cobalamin B12-binding domain-containing protein encodes MTVRHPPRVLVAKPGLDGHDRGAKVIALALRDRGCEVVYLGMRCTAERIAGAAAQEDVDVIGISILSGAHLRLTDELMTACRDHGVDDIPIVVGGIVPPRDIDRLLELGVAAVFPAGSDLNEVTDTVVALAAGAEVAR; translated from the coding sequence GTGACCGTTCGCCACCCGCCCCGGGTCCTCGTCGCGAAACCGGGCCTCGACGGCCACGATCGCGGCGCGAAGGTGATCGCTCTGGCCCTTCGAGACCGCGGCTGCGAGGTCGTGTACCTCGGGATGCGCTGTACCGCGGAACGGATCGCCGGCGCCGCGGCCCAAGAGGACGTCGATGTGATCGGGATCTCGATCCTGTCCGGTGCCCACCTGCGACTCACCGACGAGCTCATGACCGCATGCCGGGACCACGGCGTCGACGACATCCCGATCGTGGTCGGCGGCATCGTGCCGCCGCGCGACATCGACCGCCTCCTCGAACTCGGCGTCGCCGCGGTCTTCCCGGCAGGTTCGGACCTGAACGAGGTGACCGACACCGTCGTCGCGCTCGCGGCCGGGGCCGAGGTGGCGCGATGA
- a CDS encoding M20/M25/M40 family metallo-hydrolase translates to MQPSEIAEQVLAAVDTQRAIELTRAVCRVPSVLGDEGPLAKLLADTMAESGFDGVELQDVVPDRPNAIGEVRFGDGPRVVLTGHMDTKPVSIGWSKTDPFSGDLIDGHVYGHGIMDMKAALACQIVAIEAVRASGLPLNGTAAMAAVSDHMGDQLGSIRYFEDYTADLCVLGELSDNEIFLGHRGRYYFDVTTQGRSAHTCHKHLAINANMLAAHAIVELDQSRLEPTLDDRTLHLFGAETMMAPGRVYGGLPPGGPSMIPDECVIRVDCRPQPGVSVETVRAEIDRCLDAARTRDDRFRAEVELVDVKNPYLADPESAVVTTMIEAVRQVRHTEPELMAAGWLGDTASFGADIPTVIFGPGGEPVYCPDENLSVEDIEEATRVYAVFTALALSGTTGS, encoded by the coding sequence GTGCAACCGTCAGAAATCGCGGAACAGGTCCTGGCCGCCGTCGACACCCAGCGAGCGATCGAACTCACCCGAGCGGTGTGTCGAGTCCCGAGCGTGCTCGGCGACGAGGGTCCGCTCGCGAAACTGCTCGCCGACACGATGGCCGAGTCGGGGTTCGACGGGGTCGAGCTCCAAGATGTGGTCCCCGACCGACCGAACGCGATCGGCGAGGTCCGCTTCGGTGACGGACCGCGCGTCGTCCTGACCGGACACATGGACACCAAGCCGGTCTCGATCGGATGGAGTAAGACCGATCCGTTCTCGGGCGACCTGATCGACGGGCACGTCTATGGGCACGGGATCATGGACATGAAGGCAGCGTTGGCCTGCCAGATCGTCGCCATCGAAGCCGTCCGAGCCAGCGGACTGCCCCTCAACGGCACCGCGGCGATGGCGGCCGTCAGCGACCACATGGGCGACCAGCTCGGCAGCATCAGGTACTTCGAAGACTACACCGCCGACCTGTGCGTGCTCGGCGAACTGTCCGACAACGAGATCTTCCTCGGTCACCGCGGCCGGTACTACTTCGACGTCACGACCCAGGGACGATCGGCCCACACCTGCCACAAGCACCTCGCGATCAACGCCAACATGCTCGCCGCCCACGCGATCGTCGAGCTCGACCAGTCGCGCCTCGAGCCGACGCTCGACGACCGCACCCTCCACCTGTTCGGCGCCGAGACGATGATGGCGCCCGGCCGCGTCTACGGCGGCCTGCCGCCGGGTGGACCGTCGATGATCCCCGACGAATGCGTCATCCGCGTCGACTGCCGTCCCCAGCCCGGGGTCAGCGTCGAAACGGTTCGCGCCGAGATCGACCGCTGCCTCGACGCGGCCAGGACCCGCGACGACCGGTTCCGCGCCGAGGTCGAACTCGTCGACGTCAAGAACCCGTACCTCGCCGACCCCGAGTCGGCCGTCGTGACCACCATGATCGAGGCGGTCCGCCAGGTCCGACACACCGAGCCCGAACTGATGGCCGCTGGGTGGCTCGGCGACACCGCCAGCTTCGGGGCCGACATCCCGACCGTGATCTTCGGCCCCGGCGGCGAGCCGGTCTACTGCCCCGACGAGAACCTCTCGGTCGAAGACATCGAGGAGGCGACCAGGGTGTACGCCGTGTTCACCGCGCTCGCCCTGAGCGGGACGACCGGTTCGTGA
- a CDS encoding ferritin-like domain-containing protein — MTYTLAPVGSGRSHAVLDLPDQNLPLELDDGVAGVRTLYRRAKAGEWNPATDIDWDRLDISKYTDEQLFAARQYWSRRAWGEYGAISESPALLLRYVKERREPDLAMFWTIRTQEEVRHADVCRRMADHLGGYLPEPVSKDLEGSVATHGVRGMSFDADTSLEAIFAALICCAEVIAYDVFRALIKITTDPVAKQILQLIFRDEVRHCEFGWQYMDYRVPNMTPAELDEVRDKVVWMMEAVELKGYHSAWLAPDPDLSEIEADRIVYEAGLGATVEELELPILTESVAGIRDRMRGWGIELPPFHHPKTGTF; from the coding sequence ATGACGTACACACTGGCACCGGTCGGCAGCGGCCGATCTCACGCGGTACTGGACCTGCCGGACCAGAACCTGCCACTCGAACTCGACGACGGCGTCGCCGGGGTTCGGACCCTGTACCGGCGAGCAAAGGCCGGTGAGTGGAATCCCGCGACCGACATCGACTGGGACCGACTCGACATCTCGAAGTACACCGACGAGCAGCTCTTCGCCGCCCGCCAGTACTGGTCGCGCCGGGCGTGGGGCGAGTACGGCGCGATCTCCGAGAGCCCGGCGCTGCTGCTTCGCTACGTCAAGGAGCGCCGCGAACCCGATCTCGCGATGTTCTGGACGATCCGGACCCAAGAAGAAGTCCGCCACGCCGACGTCTGCCGACGGATGGCTGACCATCTGGGCGGCTACCTCCCCGAACCGGTGAGCAAGGACCTCGAAGGGTCGGTCGCGACCCACGGCGTCCGAGGGATGAGCTTCGATGCCGACACCTCCCTCGAAGCGATCTTCGCCGCCCTGATCTGTTGCGCGGAGGTGATCGCGTACGACGTGTTCCGAGCACTGATCAAGATCACGACGGATCCGGTCGCGAAGCAGATCCTCCAGCTCATCTTCCGTGACGAGGTGCGACATTGCGAGTTCGGGTGGCAGTACATGGACTATCGCGTCCCGAACATGACACCGGCAGAACTCGACGAGGTGCGCGACAAGGTCGTCTGGATGATGGAGGCGGTCGAACTCAAGGGCTACCACTCGGCCTGGTTGGCCCCAGACCCCGACCTGTCCGAGATCGAGGCCGACCGGATCGTGTACGAGGCCGGCCTCGGGGCCACGGTCGAAGAGCTCGAGCTGCCGATCTTGACCGAATCGGTCGCCGGGATCCGCGACCGCATGCGCGGCTGGGGCATCGAGCTCCCACCGTTCCACCATCCCAAGACCGGCACCTTCTGA
- a CDS encoding GntR family transcriptional regulator yields the protein MSNPAALTPLQSSQLKDTAYDEIRQAITDLRLPPGAPISENWLVSQLGISKTPIRHALTRLEQEGLVETIPFKGTFAAETRDSDARDLMEVRAVLEIAAARRVAEHATLESIEGLRALATQGATSEAAGDHQGALRRIGDFHTGLIDLADNPWLSRSYAALGGPLARMRSISGSLTNSVEDSTDEHLAIVDALAERDRDRAAELLTNHLDRVLALALADGS from the coding sequence ATGAGTAACCCGGCCGCATTGACGCCGCTGCAGTCATCACAGTTGAAGGACACCGCATACGACGAGATCCGACAGGCGATCACCGACCTTCGCCTCCCGCCTGGCGCCCCGATCTCGGAGAACTGGCTGGTCTCCCAACTCGGCATCTCCAAGACACCGATCCGCCACGCACTCACCCGCCTCGAGCAGGAAGGTCTCGTCGAGACGATCCCGTTCAAGGGGACCTTCGCGGCCGAAACCCGTGACTCCGACGCCCGCGACCTGATGGAGGTCAGGGCGGTCCTCGAGATCGCCGCCGCGCGCCGAGTCGCCGAGCATGCGACCCTCGAATCGATCGAGGGTTTGCGCGCACTGGCCACACAGGGCGCGACATCCGAGGCCGCCGGCGACCATCAAGGCGCACTGCGCCGGATCGGCGACTTCCACACGGGCCTGATCGACCTCGCCGACAACCCATGGCTGAGTCGCTCGTACGCAGCGCTCGGTGGGCCGCTCGCCCGGATGCGATCGATCAGTGGGTCGCTGACCAATAGTGTCGAGGACTCGACCGACGAGCACCTCGCGATCGTCGATGCACTCGCAGAACGCGACAGAGACCGCGCCGCCGAGCTGCTCACGAACCATCTGGACCGGGTGCTCGCGCTCGCACTCGCCGACGGCAGCTGA
- a CDS encoding NAD(P)-dependent alcohol dehydrogenase, which yields METTTAAVIRESGGQFQLEDLALDDLRPHEIVVRVAGAGICHTDLICRDQWFPVPLPLVLGHEGSGVVEAVGSEVTRVAEGDRVVMSINSCGHCEFCRTAPPGYCVHHYDLNFSGRRPDGSATLRDRDGTDVNGHFFAQSSFATRAVATEYNVVKVDDDLPLELLGPLACGIQTGAGSVFNSLGVKPGSSIAVFGTGAVGLSAIMAAAALGATRIIGVDVHDSRLATATDLGATDVVNGSTTDSAAAIAELTDGRGVDYTLETTAVPAVARQAVESLALLGTCGLVGVPPARTELALDYHSVLFGRFVRGIIGGDARAHLFIPLLLDLWRQGSFPFDKLITTYPLDQINQAAHDAETGVAIKPVIVMPTA from the coding sequence ATGGAGACGACGACAGCAGCGGTGATCCGTGAGTCCGGAGGGCAGTTCCAGCTCGAAGACCTCGCGCTCGACGACCTGCGTCCCCACGAGATCGTGGTGAGGGTCGCGGGCGCCGGAATCTGCCACACCGACCTCATCTGCCGCGACCAGTGGTTCCCGGTGCCGCTCCCACTCGTGCTGGGTCACGAGGGCTCCGGCGTCGTCGAGGCGGTGGGTTCGGAGGTGACGCGCGTCGCCGAGGGCGACCGTGTGGTGATGAGCATCAACTCGTGCGGGCACTGCGAGTTCTGCCGGACGGCACCCCCTGGGTACTGCGTCCACCACTACGACCTGAACTTCTCGGGCCGGCGGCCCGATGGCTCGGCAACCCTGCGCGACCGCGACGGCACCGACGTCAACGGACACTTCTTCGCCCAGTCGTCGTTCGCGACGCGGGCGGTCGCAACCGAATACAACGTCGTCAAGGTCGACGACGACCTCCCCCTCGAGCTGCTCGGACCCCTCGCCTGCGGCATCCAGACCGGTGCCGGCTCGGTCTTCAACTCGCTCGGGGTGAAGCCGGGTTCGTCGATCGCCGTGTTCGGAACCGGTGCCGTCGGCCTGAGTGCGATCATGGCCGCCGCTGCGCTCGGCGCGACGCGGATCATCGGGGTGGACGTGCACGATTCCCGGCTGGCGACCGCGACCGACCTCGGAGCAACCGATGTCGTCAACGGGTCGACGACGGACTCCGCCGCTGCGATCGCCGAGCTCACCGATGGCCGGGGTGTCGACTACACCCTCGAGACCACGGCGGTCCCCGCCGTCGCTCGACAAGCGGTCGAGTCACTCGCACTCCTCGGGACCTGTGGACTCGTCGGTGTGCCGCCGGCGCGTACCGAGCTGGCACTCGACTATCACAGCGTCCTGTTCGGCAGGTTCGTCCGTGGCATCATCGGTGGCGATGCTCGGGCCCACCTGTTCATCCCGCTCTTGCTCGACCTCTGGCGCCAGGGTTCGTTCCCGTTCGACAAGCTGATCACCACCTATCCGCTCGATCAGATCAACCAGGCCGCCCACGACGCCGAGACCGGTGTGGCCATCAAGCCAGTCATCGTGATGCCGACGGCCTGA
- a CDS encoding methylmalonyl-CoA mutase family protein yields MTAERTTDSGIPVQPVYRAADLGNSLNERLGEPGQPPFTRGPYPAMYRERPWTMRQYAGYGSADDTNARYRFLLDQGQTALSVAFDLPTQLGLDSSDPDAAAEVGRVGVAIDTADDMAAVFDGLPLDRLSVNFTINATAPIILAFYLVAAERQGVARADLSGTLQNDILKEFLARKTFIFPPAPSLRLVGDVVEFCTAELPRFNPISITGYHAREAGCDAVQEVAFTLADAIAYCDDFVGRGMTFDDFAPRLSFHFATTLDLFEEVAKLRAARRMWATIARDRFGAQRPEAMRLRFFSGCSGATLTAQQPMNNVVRSTIQCLGAVLGGAQSIHVMGYDEALAIPSDDAVTLALRTQQIVAHESGVTNTVDPLAGSFYVESLTDEIERRAGNLIADIDAAGGAVAAIEAGEPQRLIATSAFETERAIADGTTVKVGVNRFADDDNQADLDLFELDESGYQRQLQRLETHLAGRDDTAVAAAIDGVRRAAADGSNLMGHFIDAARAGATIGEIATTLRDEFGEYEEPAPW; encoded by the coding sequence ATGACCGCAGAACGCACCACCGATTCGGGGATCCCCGTCCAACCGGTCTACCGCGCCGCCGACCTTGGGAACAGTCTGAACGAGCGCCTCGGCGAACCCGGCCAGCCTCCGTTCACCCGTGGCCCCTACCCGGCGATGTACCGCGAGCGTCCCTGGACGATGCGGCAGTACGCCGGATACGGCTCGGCCGACGACACCAATGCCCGATACCGCTTCTTGCTCGATCAGGGCCAGACCGCGCTCTCGGTTGCATTCGACCTCCCGACCCAGCTCGGGCTCGACTCCAGCGACCCCGATGCCGCAGCCGAGGTCGGCCGGGTCGGGGTGGCGATCGACACCGCCGACGACATGGCCGCGGTCTTCGACGGCCTCCCCCTCGACCGCCTGTCGGTCAACTTCACGATCAACGCGACGGCCCCCATCATCTTGGCGTTCTACCTGGTCGCCGCCGAGCGCCAAGGGGTGGCCCGGGCGGACCTGTCGGGGACCCTCCAGAACGACATCCTCAAAGAGTTCCTGGCCCGCAAGACCTTCATCTTCCCGCCGGCGCCGTCGCTACGACTCGTGGGCGACGTGGTCGAGTTCTGCACCGCGGAGCTCCCCCGGTTCAACCCGATCTCGATCACCGGGTACCACGCCCGCGAAGCCGGGTGCGACGCGGTCCAGGAGGTCGCGTTCACCCTCGCGGACGCGATCGCCTACTGCGACGACTTCGTCGGTCGAGGGATGACCTTCGACGACTTCGCACCCCGACTGTCGTTCCACTTCGCAACCACCCTCGACCTGTTCGAGGAGGTCGCGAAGCTGCGCGCAGCACGACGGATGTGGGCCACCATCGCCCGGGATCGATTCGGTGCCCAACGGCCCGAAGCGATGCGACTTCGATTCTTCTCCGGCTGCTCGGGTGCGACCTTGACCGCACAGCAGCCGATGAACAATGTCGTCCGCTCGACGATCCAGTGCCTCGGAGCGGTGCTCGGCGGCGCCCAGAGCATCCACGTCATGGGATACGACGAGGCCCTCGCGATCCCCAGCGACGACGCGGTCACCCTGGCCCTGCGGACCCAGCAGATCGTGGCCCACGAGTCCGGCGTGACCAACACCGTCGACCCCCTCGCCGGCTCGTTCTACGTCGAATCGCTCACCGACGAGATCGAGCGTCGCGCCGGCAACCTGATCGCCGACATCGATGCCGCCGGCGGAGCGGTCGCCGCGATCGAGGCAGGCGAACCACAACGGCTGATCGCGACGAGCGCGTTCGAGACCGAGCGGGCGATCGCCGACGGCACCACGGTCAAGGTCGGCGTCAACCGGTTTGCCGACGACGACAACCAGGCCGACCTCGACCTTTTCGAACTCGACGAGAGCGGCTACCAACGTCAGCTCCAGCGCCTCGAAACCCACCTGGCGGGCCGCGACGACACAGCGGTCGCGGCTGCGATCGACGGGGTCCGTCGGGCGGCCGCCGACGGGAGCAACCTGATGGGGCACTTCATCGACGCCGCACGTGCCGGGGCGACGATCGGCGAGATCGCCACGACCCTGCGCGACGAGTTCGGTGAGTACGAGGAGCCGGCCCCATGGTGA
- a CDS encoding creatininase family protein, which produces MPTRLAELTWPEVESLATADAVVIVPVGTIEQHGPHLPLDTDNRIAEGFASRAVRASEPSTVIVGPTVPFGLSEHLADFPGAVFHSTDTLIAVLTEVFVALARSGFRRVLAVNGHGSNVAPLDLASREALFRCPDHLFASVSWWELADVRDVAVERGPATTASHACAFETSLMMALAPELVHPDRMEPGQAFPTSPHIWRDTLGRQPDEKSKRPIHITEPWSGWSDNGVRGDPRGASAELGEAMLDAGGAELAAVVSELRARAIMTARSVSSDH; this is translated from the coding sequence ATGCCCACCCGACTCGCGGAGCTGACCTGGCCCGAGGTCGAGTCGCTCGCGACTGCAGACGCCGTGGTGATCGTTCCGGTCGGCACGATCGAGCAGCACGGACCTCATCTCCCGCTCGATACCGACAACCGGATCGCGGAGGGGTTCGCGTCCCGCGCCGTGCGGGCGTCGGAGCCATCGACCGTGATCGTCGGCCCGACCGTGCCGTTCGGTCTGAGTGAGCACCTCGCCGACTTCCCGGGTGCGGTGTTTCACTCGACCGACACCCTGATCGCGGTACTGACCGAGGTCTTCGTCGCCCTGGCACGCTCGGGGTTCCGTCGCGTCCTCGCGGTCAACGGCCACGGATCGAACGTCGCTCCCCTCGACCTCGCGTCGCGCGAGGCACTGTTCCGTTGCCCCGACCACCTGTTCGCGTCGGTCTCGTGGTGGGAACTCGCCGATGTCCGCGACGTCGCCGTCGAGCGGGGACCGGCGACCACCGCCAGTCACGCCTGCGCGTTCGAAACCTCCTTGATGATGGCCTTGGCACCCGAGCTGGTCCATCCCGACCGGATGGAGCCCGGGCAGGCGTTCCCGACATCACCCCACATCTGGAGGGACACGCTCGGGCGTCAACCCGACGAGAAATCCAAGCGGCCGATCCATATCACCGAGCCGTGGAGCGGGTGGTCCGACAACGGGGTGCGCGGCGACCCTCGCGGGGCATCCGCGGAACTCGGCGAGGCGATGCTCGATGCCGGGGGTGCCGAACTGGCCGCCGTGGTGTCCGAGCTGCGCGCCCGCGCGATCATGACCGCCCGCTCGGTGTCATCGGACCACTGA
- a CDS encoding aminobutyraldehyde dehydrogenase, with protein sequence MMETHPTLALPQQGIWLGGELVSAGGAPRRLVDPASGAVLAEIADADVADVDHAVTAAVGARAAWARTTPADRALVLLRLADRIEADIDNLAMLEAANTGKPLAAAAAEIPFAVDNLRFFAGAARTPTTQAAGEYVAGYTSMLRREPVGVVAAIAPWNYPLMMAIWKIGPALAAGNPVVLKPAELTPLTALRLAELAADVVPPGVFSVVTGDGATIGSHLVAHPEVAMITLTGEVTTGQAIATAAANRLARTHLELGGKAPMIVFADADVEAVALLAAMCGFGNTGQDCTAACRVLVAPQIHDAVVEATTAAAEGVVVGAPFDDGAEIGPLISSEHRERVAGFVDRAVAAGARATIGGGSPDRDGWYFEPTVLVGADHDAEIVQREVFGPVVTVHPVDEGDLVEMAQAVPYSLAASVWTGDVGRAMRVARDLHVGTVWINDHFPLISEMPHGGFGLSGHGKDLSAASVDAYSDLKHVVVNLDR encoded by the coding sequence ATGATGGAAACACACCCCACGTTGGCGCTGCCACAGCAGGGGATCTGGTTGGGTGGCGAACTGGTGTCGGCGGGTGGTGCGCCACGCCGACTGGTCGACCCGGCGAGCGGTGCCGTCCTCGCCGAGATCGCCGACGCGGACGTCGCCGATGTCGATCACGCGGTCACCGCGGCGGTTGGTGCCCGCGCTGCGTGGGCCCGGACGACGCCGGCTGACCGAGCGTTGGTCCTCCTTCGCCTCGCCGACCGCATCGAGGCCGACATCGACAATCTGGCCATGCTCGAAGCGGCTAACACCGGTAAGCCGCTGGCGGCAGCGGCCGCGGAGATACCGTTCGCGGTCGACAATCTCCGCTTCTTCGCCGGTGCTGCCCGGACCCCGACGACGCAGGCGGCGGGCGAGTATGTCGCGGGCTACACCTCGATGCTGCGTCGTGAGCCGGTTGGTGTCGTCGCGGCGATTGCCCCGTGGAACTACCCGCTGATGATGGCGATCTGGAAGATCGGGCCCGCCCTCGCGGCGGGGAACCCGGTCGTGCTGAAGCCGGCGGAGTTGACCCCGCTGACCGCGCTGCGCCTCGCCGAGCTCGCCGCCGACGTCGTCCCACCCGGGGTGTTCAGTGTCGTGACCGGCGACGGGGCGACGATCGGTTCGCACCTGGTCGCCCACCCGGAGGTGGCGATGATCACCCTGACCGGTGAGGTCACGACCGGACAGGCGATCGCGACCGCCGCCGCGAACCGGCTTGCCCGAACCCATCTCGAGTTGGGTGGCAAGGCCCCGATGATCGTGTTCGCCGACGCAGACGTGGAGGCGGTGGCGTTGCTGGCAGCGATGTGCGGCTTCGGCAACACGGGTCAGGACTGCACGGCGGCCTGCCGCGTCCTCGTCGCTCCCCAGATCCACGATGCGGTCGTCGAGGCGACCACCGCGGCCGCGGAGGGGGTGGTCGTCGGGGCACCCTTCGACGACGGTGCCGAGATCGGGCCGCTGATCTCCTCCGAGCACCGCGAGCGCGTCGCCGGCTTCGTCGACCGCGCCGTCGCCGCCGGTGCGCGAGCGACGATCGGCGGAGGATCACCCGATCGTGACGGGTGGTACTTCGAGCCGACGGTGCTCGTCGGCGCCGACCACGACGCCGAGATCGTCCAGCGCGAGGTCTTCGGGCCCGTCGTCACGGTGCACCCGGTCGACGAAGGAGACCTGGTCGAGATGGCGCAGGCGGTGCCGTATTCGCTGGCGGCCAGCGTCTGGACCGGTGACGTCGGTCGGGCGATGCGGGTTGCCCGCGACCTCCACGTCGGCACGGTGTGGATCAACGACCACTTTCCCTTGATCTCGGAGATGCCGCACGGTGGATTCGGGTTGTCGGGCCACGGCAAGGATCTGTCGGCGGCATCGGTTGATGCCTATTCCGACCTCAAGCACGTGGTGGTCAATCTCGATCGCTGA
- a CDS encoding ABC transporter ATP-binding protein, with protein sequence MTMTDTDQPPAFELREVSKRFSTKKGQLPVVRSVEMHARRGEFISIIGPSGCGKSTLFKMIAGLEQPSDGEIRVDGHLATGHTEEFAYMPQKDLLFPWRTILDNTTMGLEVQGMSRSAARAKARPLFETFGIAGFEDSYPWQLSGGMRQRAALLRTVVQDRPVLLLDEPFGALDSLTRVEMQEWLTEVWEQFRWTVVLITHDIREAVFLSDRVYVLTARPAGVREVHEIDLERPRDLGVVTDARFAQFEASLLEALREESRVSHAQDDVAP encoded by the coding sequence ATGACCATGACCGACACCGATCAGCCCCCGGCGTTCGAGCTCCGCGAGGTCTCGAAGCGCTTCTCGACCAAGAAAGGTCAACTCCCCGTCGTCCGCAGTGTCGAGATGCACGCCCGTCGGGGGGAGTTCATCAGCATCATCGGTCCGAGCGGCTGCGGCAAGAGCACCCTGTTCAAGATGATCGCCGGCCTCGAACAGCCGAGTGACGGCGAGATCAGGGTCGACGGCCATCTCGCGACCGGGCACACCGAAGAGTTCGCCTACATGCCACAGAAGGACCTCCTGTTTCCCTGGCGGACGATCCTCGACAACACGACGATGGGGCTCGAGGTGCAGGGGATGAGCCGATCGGCGGCGCGGGCTAAGGCCCGGCCCCTGTTCGAGACCTTCGGTATCGCTGGATTCGAGGACTCGTACCCGTGGCAGCTGTCCGGCGGGATGCGTCAGCGCGCGGCGCTGCTGCGAACCGTGGTCCAGGACCGCCCGGTGCTCTTGCTCGACGAGCCCTTCGGTGCACTCGATTCACTGACACGGGTCGAGATGCAGGAGTGGTTGACCGAGGTCTGGGAACAGTTCCGATGGACCGTGGTGTTGATCACCCACGACATCCGAGAGGCGGTCTTCCTGTCGGACCGCGTCTATGTCCTGACGGCGCGGCCGGCGGGGGTGCGCGAGGTCCACGAGATCGATCTCGAGCGTCCACGCGACCTCGGCGTCGTCACCGACGCGCGGTTCGCCCAGTTCGAGGCCAGCCTGCTGGAAGCGCTGCGCGAAGAGTCGAGGGTGTCGCACGCACAAGACGACGTCGCACCCTGA
- a CDS encoding CoA transferase, with protein sequence MVSAPRTTDGSDLPLSGTTVVDLTRFVSGSYCTMLLAALGARILKIEVPPGGDSYRGQGATATATGSTLFESINRGKHSVLLDFRTPDGAVALEAMLAEADFFVQNARPGSLDAYGLGYDEVHARHPHLVYASISAFGDTGPEAERGGFDLIVQAESGVMSVTGSAEYGPVKVGPPILDIGAGLSATLAIVAAHTTRQRTGVGSKVSSSLLEFALAGLTTFMADVVANGQQPPLLGSHSPTFSPYGAFAASDGHIVIAGTGSDRLWPLLCDLLDRPDLIDDERYADNAARLRHRDALTAEIETALSRRRVVDWLGIFDAAGLPATTVRSLGEVLASPQVDALDIVRQPTHSSQQGGVDAPFRFDDERPTLSAAPTLGADTRTVLESFGVDPGVIDRLAGPR encoded by the coding sequence ATGGTGAGCGCACCGCGGACGACCGACGGGTCGGATCTCCCCCTCAGCGGCACGACCGTGGTCGACCTGACCCGATTCGTGTCGGGGTCGTACTGCACCATGCTGCTGGCGGCGCTCGGCGCGCGCATCCTCAAGATCGAGGTGCCGCCCGGCGGCGACTCGTATCGAGGTCAGGGCGCGACGGCGACCGCGACGGGATCGACCTTGTTCGAATCGATCAATCGTGGCAAGCACAGCGTGCTGCTCGACTTCCGCACTCCTGACGGCGCGGTTGCCCTCGAGGCCATGCTCGCCGAAGCCGACTTCTTCGTCCAGAACGCCCGCCCTGGAAGCCTCGACGCCTACGGCCTCGGCTACGACGAGGTCCACGCCCGGCATCCCCACCTGGTGTACGCCTCGATCTCCGCGTTCGGCGACACCGGCCCCGAAGCCGAACGCGGTGGATTCGACCTGATCGTGCAAGCCGAGAGCGGCGTGATGTCGGTCACCGGGAGTGCGGAGTACGGCCCGGTCAAGGTCGGCCCACCGATCCTCGACATCGGGGCCGGCCTGTCCGCGACGCTCGCGATCGTCGCGGCCCACACCACCCGACAGCGGACCGGTGTCGGGAGCAAGGTGTCGTCGTCACTGTTGGAGTTCGCACTTGCCGGGCTCACCACGTTCATGGCTGACGTGGTCGCCAACGGTCAACAGCCACCCCTGCTCGGGAGCCATTCGCCGACGTTCTCGCCCTACGGCGCGTTTGCTGCCAGCGACGGCCACATCGTGATCGCCGGCACCGGCAGCGACCGACTCTGGCCCCTGCTGTGCGACCTGCTCGACCGCCCGGACCTGATCGACGACGAACGATACGCCGACAACGCAGCACGACTGCGGCACCGCGATGCGCTCACCGCCGAGATCGAGACCGCCCTCTCGCGGCGGCGGGTGGTGGACTGGCTCGGGATCTTCGATGCTGCCGGACTCCCCGCGACGACGGTCCGATCACTCGGCGAGGTGCTCGCATCACCCCAGGTCGACGCGCTCGACATCGTGCGCCAACCGACGCACAGCTCCCAACAAGGTGGCGTCGATGCTCCGTTCCGATTCGACGACGAGCGCCCCACCTTGTCCGCCGCGCCCACCCTCGGCGCCGACACCAGAACGGTTCTCGAGTCGTTCGGCGTCGACCCGGGTGTGATCGACCGATTGGCGGGCCCCAGATGA